A DNA window from Shewanella baltica contains the following coding sequences:
- the cysC gene encoding adenylyl-sulfate kinase, whose protein sequence is MTNIVWHQHPVDQAARAEQKGQNPVLLWFTGLSGAGKSTLAGALERALFEAGFHTYLLDGDNVRHGLCKDLGFTVEDRDENLRRVGEVAKLMVDAGLVVLSAFISPTREERDSIRARFPASQFIEVHVSTPLSVCEQRDPKGLYVKARSGEISNFTGISSPYEAPLAAELTIDTSKGDLATQVRALIDYLTAINVINADKAKALA, encoded by the coding sequence ATGACAAATATCGTGTGGCATCAACATCCTGTAGATCAAGCCGCCAGAGCCGAACAGAAAGGCCAAAATCCAGTATTACTCTGGTTTACCGGACTGTCTGGCGCGGGCAAGTCGACACTGGCTGGTGCATTAGAGCGGGCGTTATTTGAGGCGGGATTCCACACTTATTTGCTCGATGGCGACAATGTACGCCATGGACTGTGTAAAGACTTAGGGTTTACGGTTGAAGACCGTGACGAAAACCTGCGCCGTGTCGGCGAAGTGGCTAAATTGATGGTGGATGCGGGGCTTGTGGTGTTATCGGCCTTTATCTCCCCGACCCGTGAGGAGCGCGATAGCATTCGTGCCCGTTTCCCTGCCAGTCAGTTCATTGAAGTGCATGTGTCGACGCCATTAAGTGTGTGCGAGCAGCGTGATCCTAAGGGGTTATATGTGAAAGCACGCAGTGGTGAAATCAGTAATTTCACTGGTATTTCATCACCCTATGAAGCGCCATTAGCGGCAGAATTGACCATAGATACCAGCAAAGGCGATTTAGCGACTCAAGTCCGCGCCTTAATCGATTATCTAACGGCAATCAATGTTATCAATGCCGATAAGGCTAAAGCGCTCGCCTAG
- a CDS encoding EAL domain-containing protein produces MISQEQDVFFLDEQSSPQHLENQKTVKILAVDDDSNFQRSTAFALSTLTVLGCKIELTQAFSYAEACQVLAKENDFAIALVDVVMETEDAGLRLVRGIREVLGNEKIRIILLTGQPGMAPIFDVMRDYDINDYWTKSELSADRLQTILTTSLRSYQQISSIANAKRGLQLIAESSGALYTSRNIKELSGKMLRQLSTLLNLPHGGIVCVKSTNELTEQGISHQIIAASCEFEPYFGHSLQQLEQQHIRAQLELCLSRRQSRIENDFTCLFFPDELAGADYAVYLATGRPLDITETELIRVFSMNICGGLHSVSLMSQLDKIAFEDPLVKIPNLNVLLRTLEGVLAEDIREKFNLLLIDIDKFSDFNRVFGSSQGNEMLKHVACCLREHFDACVLVARLKDDKFAVLGPKTLVTADIISRLFIQPYQQGKSKITVNISTVTLPLELADGTAVDAITQVNTALKTVKKLGIRQHVTYQQANDDNVAYHFELLQSLQHSITCNDIHIALQPQVCIKTGEVVGVEALARWTLPNGQNVPPLDFIPIAEATGLITQLGEQLFVQSCQALCALNEAGYTNLCMGVNLSAMQFEQENIVDILKQHIADAKVPPKQIEIEVTESIAMQNFEIIRKQLNELRSKGIRIAIDDFGTGFSSLAYLSKLTFDRIKIDKSFIDNVTSDDGAAAIVDSIILLGQRFHMNVIAEGVETKEQAKWLSDRGCHDAQGYFYAKPMPLPELLTWLKNYQKTPL; encoded by the coding sequence ATGATTAGCCAAGAACAAGATGTCTTTTTTTTAGACGAACAGTCTTCACCACAACACCTCGAAAATCAAAAAACAGTCAAAATACTCGCGGTGGACGATGACTCAAACTTCCAACGTTCAACCGCCTTTGCGTTATCTACCCTCACCGTTCTCGGCTGCAAAATTGAGCTCACCCAAGCATTTAGTTATGCAGAAGCTTGCCAAGTATTAGCGAAGGAAAATGATTTTGCGATCGCCTTAGTCGATGTGGTGATGGAAACCGAAGATGCAGGGCTACGTTTGGTGCGTGGTATTAGGGAAGTGCTCGGCAACGAAAAAATCCGCATTATTCTGCTTACAGGTCAGCCCGGCATGGCCCCTATTTTCGACGTGATGCGTGATTACGACATCAACGACTATTGGACTAAATCTGAGTTATCGGCCGATAGGCTGCAAACTATCCTCACTACGAGTCTGCGTTCATATCAACAAATTAGCAGTATTGCCAATGCTAAGCGTGGCTTGCAACTGATTGCCGAGTCCAGCGGCGCACTCTACACCTCACGCAATATCAAAGAGCTTTCCGGCAAGATGTTGCGCCAGTTATCGACCTTATTGAACCTGCCCCATGGCGGCATTGTGTGCGTGAAATCGACAAATGAATTAACCGAACAGGGTATTTCCCACCAAATCATTGCCGCATCGTGTGAGTTTGAACCGTATTTTGGCCATTCGTTACAACAGCTTGAGCAGCAACACATACGAGCACAACTTGAACTTTGCCTGAGCCGCAGGCAGTCTCGTATTGAAAATGACTTTACTTGCCTCTTCTTCCCCGACGAACTCGCTGGCGCCGACTATGCTGTCTATTTAGCGACGGGTAGACCACTGGATATCACGGAAACTGAACTGATCCGTGTGTTTAGCATGAACATTTGTGGTGGCCTGCATAGCGTGTCGCTCATGAGCCAACTAGACAAGATTGCTTTTGAAGATCCGCTCGTCAAAATCCCTAATCTCAACGTATTACTCCGCACCTTAGAAGGCGTGCTGGCGGAAGACATTCGCGAAAAATTCAACTTATTGCTCATAGATATCGATAAGTTTTCCGATTTTAATCGCGTATTTGGCTCGTCCCAAGGCAACGAGATGCTCAAACATGTCGCCTGTTGTTTACGTGAACACTTTGATGCTTGTGTATTAGTCGCCCGCCTCAAGGATGATAAATTTGCCGTGCTCGGCCCTAAAACCTTAGTCACCGCCGACATTATTAGCCGACTCTTTATTCAACCCTATCAACAGGGGAAATCGAAGATCACGGTCAATATCAGCACAGTCACACTGCCGCTAGAATTAGCCGATGGCACTGCGGTTGATGCCATCACTCAGGTGAATACCGCCCTCAAAACCGTAAAAAAACTGGGTATTCGGCAGCACGTGACTTACCAACAAGCCAATGACGATAATGTGGCCTATCACTTCGAACTCTTACAATCGCTGCAACACAGTATTACCTGTAATGACATCCATATTGCACTGCAGCCGCAAGTCTGTATTAAAACAGGTGAAGTCGTCGGGGTTGAAGCGCTGGCTCGCTGGACCTTACCTAATGGTCAAAATGTGCCGCCGTTGGATTTTATCCCCATTGCCGAAGCGACAGGTTTGATCACCCAACTCGGTGAGCAACTATTCGTGCAATCTTGCCAAGCACTCTGCGCACTCAATGAAGCGGGTTATACCAATTTGTGTATGGGAGTGAATTTATCGGCCATGCAATTTGAGCAGGAAAACATCGTTGATATTTTAAAGCAGCACATTGCCGACGCTAAAGTCCCGCCCAAGCAGATAGAAATCGAAGTCACCGAATCGATTGCGATGCAAAATTTTGAGATCATCCGCAAGCAATTAAATGAGTTACGCTCAAAAGGCATTAGAATCGCAATTGACGATTTTGGTACCGGATTTTCCTCGTTAGCTTATCTCAGTAAACTGACCTTCGACCGCATTAAGATTGATAAATCCTTCATCGACAATGTCACCTCAGATGATGGCGCCGCTGCGATAGTCGATAGCATTATCTTGTTAGGACAACGCTTCCACATGAATGTGATTGCCGAAGGCGTTGAGACTAAAGAGCAAGCAAAATGGCTAAGCGACCGCGGCTGCCACGATGCCCAAGGCTACTTTTATGCTAAGCCCATGCCACTACCGGAGTTATTAACTTGGCTTAAAAACTACCAAAAAACACCACTATGA
- a CDS encoding SLC13 family permease has translation MSDLWLLAIILLGLVAGLISGRINPAVLFLFAFLLCYLLGMVALDTALTSFTNIGLVTLVLLVLAATALEKTSLLGKLSQVIGNSSLPMTMAKLGLSTALLSSFTNNTAVVASLIGVVRRNQAHAPAKLLLPLNYAAILGGTLTLIGTSTNLIVNSFVENAGLPALGFFEFTPVAVVIVVAGILLLILLANILPDRREESGEEALPYLLEAHVAKGSSLVGRSVVDNKLRALKKLYLVELERSGICICPVPPQLVLQADDVLRFSGAVESVELLHQFDGLDWFGKHQAKGQNLVEAVLAPSSSLVGSSLKESRFREQFDAAVMAIRRGNHPLKGGLGDIILQPGDVLLLTPGDGFSNSAKLSSEFAAISGLDLNVRLDSRRGRWVLLGFAVTIVLSVTGVLPLAKGLVLLLLSYFVIGAVTLAELKRRFPLELVVIVGSALGLANLMMSTGLADSLAQGLLSVINGYGVFGAFVGVYFMTLLLTELVTNNAAAALAFPIAYAIALNYGVDARPFIMAVVFGASASFISPYGYQTNLMVFNAGNYRFSDFVRLGLPLSVLYSLIVIFMVPIIFPF, from the coding sequence GTGAGTGACTTGTGGCTGTTAGCGATTATTTTGTTAGGTCTTGTGGCTGGCTTAATTAGCGGCCGTATCAATCCAGCGGTATTGTTTTTATTTGCATTTTTGCTCTGTTATTTGCTTGGCATGGTTGCGCTCGATACCGCATTAACAAGCTTTACAAATATTGGCTTAGTCACACTCGTCCTATTGGTGTTGGCCGCGACGGCGTTAGAAAAAACCTCCCTGCTGGGAAAGTTGAGTCAAGTCATAGGCAATAGTTCTTTGCCTATGACAATGGCAAAGCTTGGGCTATCGACCGCCTTGCTGTCGTCCTTTACCAATAACACTGCGGTCGTGGCGTCGCTTATCGGGGTTGTGCGTCGCAATCAAGCACACGCACCCGCTAAGTTATTATTGCCGTTAAATTATGCGGCAATTTTAGGTGGCACACTGACCCTGATTGGTACCTCGACCAACTTGATTGTGAACTCCTTTGTGGAAAACGCCGGCTTACCCGCCTTAGGTTTCTTCGAGTTCACGCCGGTCGCTGTTGTGATCGTCGTCGCTGGCATCTTGTTATTGATCTTACTAGCGAACATTCTGCCCGACAGACGGGAAGAGTCGGGTGAAGAGGCGCTGCCTTACTTGCTCGAAGCCCATGTGGCAAAAGGCTCATCCTTAGTGGGTCGCAGTGTGGTGGATAACAAACTCAGGGCGCTGAAGAAGTTATATCTGGTTGAACTAGAACGCAGCGGCATTTGTATTTGCCCTGTGCCGCCCCAGTTAGTGCTGCAAGCGGACGACGTGCTGCGCTTCAGTGGTGCAGTCGAATCGGTTGAGTTATTGCATCAATTCGATGGTTTAGATTGGTTTGGTAAGCATCAAGCTAAGGGACAAAATTTAGTTGAAGCAGTGCTCGCGCCATCATCCAGTTTAGTCGGCAGTTCGTTGAAAGAATCGCGTTTTCGTGAGCAGTTCGATGCGGCCGTGATGGCGATCCGCCGCGGAAATCATCCGCTGAAGGGCGGGCTTGGCGACATTATTCTGCAACCCGGTGATGTGTTGTTATTGACGCCAGGCGATGGTTTCAGCAATAGCGCAAAATTGAGTTCAGAATTTGCGGCGATCAGCGGCTTAGATTTGAATGTGCGCTTAGACAGTCGCCGTGGTCGTTGGGTATTGCTAGGCTTTGCGGTCACGATCGTTTTGAGTGTCACCGGTGTATTGCCATTGGCTAAAGGTTTAGTGCTCCTGCTGCTGAGTTATTTTGTTATTGGCGCTGTTACTTTGGCAGAGCTTAAACGCCGTTTTCCATTGGAACTAGTGGTGATAGTGGGGAGTGCGTTAGGGCTCGCTAACTTGATGATGAGCACTGGCCTTGCGGACAGTTTAGCCCAAGGATTACTCTCGGTTATCAATGGTTATGGGGTGTTTGGCGCTTTTGTCGGTGTGTATTTTATGACCTTGTTGTTGACTGAATTAGTTACCAATAATGCTGCCGCAGCGCTGGCTTTCCCTATCGCCTACGCGATTGCGCTTAATTACGGTGTCGATGCAAGACCCTTTATTATGGCCGTGGTTTTTGGTGCCAGCGCGAGCTTTATTTCACCCTACGGCTATCAAACCAATTTGATGGTGTTTAATGCGGGTAATTATCGCTTCAGTGACTTCGTCCGCCTAGGATTGCCGTTATCTGTGCTGTATTCCCTGATAGTGATATTTATGGTGCCGATCATCTTTCCTTTTTAG
- a CDS encoding sensor histidine kinase: protein MTAPSQLTQPTFWGYWLRFMLPWLLLVPILTTLLYQKRHEDAMVPLYQEANTLLGDAAKTIAYHIGNIKRDALFLAKYQTLLDAAAGNEQDLTQVEHFFESFSAASQNYDQVRWLDNNALEKVRVNLVQNLPHIVAKPLLQLKAKRYYAIQSLSLAPNSFYFSPLDLNVEKGEIENPIKPVLRVTTPVFLPSGERQGFIALNFLAQSMLDAIAKITANSNVELSLLNKEGYWLLSSNPELTWAFMFNRPELTLAKLNPDAWQQIIQDSEGAFITPEGLWDYENVQDATNTSDQDWKLVIRVPNDQLSKINQRSLLEALSLGILLLLLGGGICWRAAKSMRERDKLNQELTEQQQKLTQSNAALAESLQHLHDTQQQLIETGKLSSLGMMVAGVAHELNTPVGAAQVTLSSMKNECTKLQTAFETGLKRSDVDTYFIHFHEGAEIVQANLSRAATLVSSFKRLAVDRTREERRSFKLTSLVQDMLHTSWLRMKKQSHELEIDVDANIELNSYPGALGQSLENIVTNAITHAFEGRVNGQIKISAKMIEEQIVEITVSDNGIGMSEETMKQIFDPFFTTRRGNGGTGLGLHLTYQLVSQLLGGKITVSSTLGKGSVFSLTIPVTAPEAAELNLN, encoded by the coding sequence ATGACAGCGCCATCGCAATTGACTCAGCCTACCTTCTGGGGCTACTGGCTCAGATTCATGCTGCCGTGGTTATTGTTGGTGCCGATACTCACCACTTTGCTTTATCAAAAGCGCCATGAAGATGCCATGGTGCCCTTATACCAAGAGGCGAACACCCTTTTAGGTGATGCAGCTAAAACCATTGCCTACCATATTGGTAATATTAAGCGCGACGCCCTATTTCTTGCTAAATATCAAACACTCCTCGATGCGGCGGCGGGAAATGAGCAAGATCTCACTCAGGTCGAACATTTCTTCGAAAGCTTTAGTGCCGCATCACAAAACTACGATCAAGTACGTTGGCTCGATAATAACGCCTTAGAAAAAGTCAGAGTCAATCTTGTCCAGAATCTCCCACACATAGTTGCTAAACCATTATTGCAATTGAAGGCTAAGCGATATTACGCCATCCAGAGTTTAAGCTTAGCCCCTAATAGCTTTTACTTTTCGCCCTTAGATTTGAATGTCGAAAAGGGAGAAATAGAAAACCCAATCAAGCCCGTATTAAGAGTCACCACTCCCGTGTTTTTACCTTCAGGCGAGCGCCAAGGCTTTATTGCCCTCAATTTTCTCGCCCAATCCATGTTAGACGCCATTGCCAAAATTACAGCTAACAGCAATGTTGAGCTTTCACTGCTGAATAAAGAGGGTTACTGGCTACTCTCATCCAATCCCGAACTCACCTGGGCATTTATGTTTAATCGCCCCGAATTAACCTTAGCTAAGCTCAATCCCGATGCTTGGCAACAGATTATCCAAGATAGCGAAGGCGCCTTTATCACCCCCGAAGGGCTCTGGGATTATGAAAATGTACAAGATGCGACCAACACTTCTGACCAAGATTGGAAACTCGTGATACGGGTTCCCAATGATCAACTCTCAAAGATTAATCAACGCAGCCTGCTGGAAGCGCTCAGTCTAGGGATTTTATTACTGTTACTCGGCGGTGGGATCTGTTGGCGCGCTGCAAAGTCCATGCGAGAACGGGACAAATTGAATCAAGAGTTAACCGAGCAACAGCAAAAACTCACCCAATCCAATGCCGCGTTAGCCGAATCGTTACAGCACTTACACGACACTCAGCAACAACTAATCGAGACGGGAAAACTCTCATCCTTAGGCATGATGGTGGCTGGCGTCGCCCATGAACTCAATACCCCAGTCGGCGCAGCACAGGTCACGTTATCGAGCATGAAAAATGAATGCACTAAGTTGCAAACCGCCTTCGAAACGGGTCTTAAGCGATCTGATGTTGATACTTACTTTATTCACTTCCATGAAGGCGCGGAGATAGTGCAAGCCAACTTAAGCAGAGCCGCAACCTTAGTCAGTAGTTTCAAACGCTTAGCCGTCGATAGAACAAGGGAAGAGCGCCGTAGTTTTAAGCTCACGAGCCTCGTTCAGGACATGCTACATACCTCATGGCTGCGGATGAAGAAGCAATCCCATGAGCTCGAAATCGACGTTGATGCCAATATCGAACTGAACAGCTACCCAGGCGCACTCGGACAATCCCTTGAAAACATCGTCACCAATGCGATAACTCACGCTTTTGAAGGGCGAGTTAATGGTCAAATCAAAATCTCGGCAAAGATGATAGAAGAGCAAATAGTCGAAATCACAGTCTCAGACAATGGCATAGGAATGAGCGAGGAAACAATGAAACAAATCTTCGATCCCTTCTTTACCACTCGTAGGGGAAATGGCGGAACTGGGCTGGGTTTACACTTAACCTATCAACTTGTCAGCCAACTTCTTGGCGGGAAAATTACGGTCAGCAGTACGTTAGGTAAAGGCAGCGTTTTTAGTCTAACAATCCCAGTAACAGCCCCAGAAGCCGCCGAGCTGAATCTGAATTAA
- a CDS encoding TIGR03899 family protein: MKDSDILMLAEEGESTSEASARKKALLLGRQLGLASEQEYRPANASIAERAQHRARKLSSQYQANVETIFALALSYTPSDVTGVDLDPDWSHQFFLMAEQIHNRRMQDLWARILSSEIVNPGNFSLRTLALLKQLTHREAQILEKALGMAAKVNSEQRLKLISGYRLSGGIGQYFRKTTSVNLGLSQFGLPYSSILTLVDAGILHSSEFETGLLNNKTPIQFALQGIQMKLTPKSGNLLFSYYRFTPIGDELAQLVQPKPDQEYLKALQLLFAKDFKIE; the protein is encoded by the coding sequence ATGAAGGATTCAGATATTTTAATGTTGGCAGAAGAAGGCGAGTCAACATCCGAGGCATCTGCTCGCAAAAAAGCCCTGCTACTCGGCCGTCAATTAGGCTTAGCCAGTGAGCAAGAATATCGCCCTGCGAATGCTTCCATCGCCGAACGCGCCCAACATAGAGCCCGCAAGTTATCGAGCCAGTATCAAGCCAATGTAGAAACCATTTTTGCCTTAGCCCTCAGTTATACGCCATCGGATGTGACTGGAGTCGATCTCGATCCCGATTGGAGTCATCAATTCTTTTTGATGGCGGAGCAAATCCATAACCGTAGGATGCAAGACTTGTGGGCACGGATATTATCGAGCGAGATAGTTAATCCCGGCAACTTCAGTCTGCGCACCTTAGCGCTACTTAAGCAGCTGACCCACAGGGAAGCGCAAATCCTTGAAAAAGCCCTCGGAATGGCGGCTAAGGTCAATAGCGAACAGCGCCTAAAACTCATCAGCGGCTATCGCTTATCCGGTGGTATTGGCCAGTATTTTCGTAAAACGACCTCAGTCAATTTAGGCTTATCCCAGTTTGGCCTACCCTACTCCAGCATTCTGACCTTAGTCGATGCGGGGATACTGCACAGCAGCGAGTTCGAAACCGGCTTGCTTAACAACAAAACGCCGATTCAATTTGCCCTGCAAGGCATACAAATGAAGCTCACGCCTAAGAGTGGCAATCTGCTTTTTAGCTATTATCGCTTCACGCCGATTGGTGATGAACTCGCCCAACTCGTGCAACCTAAGCCGGATCAAGAATACCTCAAGGCCCTGCAACTCTTGTTCGCTAAGGATTTTAAGATCGAGTAG
- the cysN gene encoding sulfate adenylyltransferase subunit CysN: protein MDKAVNKTNLMAAEITLHGVKEYLALQQHKGLLRFLTCGSVDDGKSTLIGRLLHDSAQIYEDQLASLKSDSAKMGTTGEAIDLALLVDGLQAEREQGITIDVAYRYFSSDKRKFIIADTPGHEQYTRNMATGASTCDLAVILVDARYGVQTQTKRHAFIASLLGIRHFVVAVNKMDLLGFDEQVFNRIRADFTDFVKDFGNLDIHFVPLSALNGDNVVERSTQSDWYQGGTLLELLETIDTQRELSSLPVRFPVQYVSRPNLDFRGFAGTLASGIINVGDELVALPSGKRSKVERIVTFDGDIQEAVAGQAVTITLEDEIDISRGDLLARPDSAPAVANVISADIVWMDEKPLQLGQLYDIKVAGKKTQASVTGIDYVVDVNTLARSATDTLGLNAIARVTLELTEDIVFDAYSLVRDTGGMILIDRLSNATVAAVMVVSGQHVNKQIASQFSAFEVEFNALVRKHYPHWQAIDISKLGA, encoded by the coding sequence ATGGACAAAGCGGTCAATAAAACCAATCTCATGGCGGCAGAAATTACCCTCCATGGTGTGAAAGAATATCTAGCCCTGCAGCAGCACAAAGGCTTACTGCGCTTTTTAACCTGTGGCAGTGTGGATGACGGCAAGAGTACCTTAATCGGCCGCCTGTTACACGACAGCGCCCAGATCTATGAAGATCAATTGGCGAGCCTAAAGAGCGACAGCGCTAAGATGGGCACCACAGGTGAAGCTATCGACTTAGCCTTGCTGGTGGATGGTCTGCAAGCCGAGCGCGAGCAGGGCATCACTATCGATGTGGCTTACCGTTACTTTTCAAGTGATAAGCGTAAGTTCATCATCGCCGATACGCCAGGGCATGAGCAGTACACGCGCAACATGGCAACGGGTGCATCGACCTGTGATTTGGCGGTGATCTTAGTCGATGCCCGCTACGGCGTGCAGACTCAGACTAAACGCCATGCGTTTATCGCGTCATTACTGGGGATTCGTCACTTCGTTGTTGCCGTGAACAAGATGGATTTGCTTGGGTTTGACGAGCAAGTATTCAATCGTATTCGTGCTGACTTTACCGATTTCGTTAAAGATTTCGGTAACCTCGATATCCACTTTGTGCCGTTATCGGCACTTAATGGTGACAACGTGGTTGAGCGCAGTACTCAAAGCGACTGGTATCAAGGTGGTACTCTGCTGGAACTGCTAGAAACCATTGATACTCAACGTGAACTCAGCTCATTGCCAGTGCGTTTCCCTGTGCAATATGTGTCGCGTCCTAACTTAGATTTTCGCGGTTTTGCAGGCACTTTAGCCTCTGGCATTATCAATGTCGGCGACGAGTTAGTCGCTTTGCCATCGGGCAAACGCAGCAAGGTTGAACGCATTGTTACCTTCGATGGTGACATACAAGAAGCGGTTGCTGGCCAAGCTGTGACCATCACGCTGGAAGATGAAATTGATATTTCCCGTGGCGATTTACTGGCAAGACCGGATTCTGCACCTGCCGTCGCTAACGTGATCAGCGCTGACATAGTGTGGATGGATGAAAAGCCATTGCAACTCGGCCAGTTATACGACATCAAAGTGGCCGGTAAGAAGACGCAAGCCTCTGTGACTGGCATCGATTATGTGGTTGATGTTAATACTTTAGCGCGCAGCGCGACGGACACGCTTGGGTTAAACGCGATTGCTCGCGTGACCTTAGAGCTGACCGAAGACATAGTGTTCGATGCGTATTCGTTAGTACGCGATACCGGCGGAATGATCCTAATCGATCGCCTGAGCAATGCGACGGTTGCCGCAGTGATGGTGGTGTCGGGTCAGCATGTTAACAAACAAATAGCATCACAATTTAGTGCCTTTGAAGTTGAGTTTAATGCCTTAGTGCGTAAACACTACCCACATTGGCAAGCGATAGATATCTCTAAGCTTGGAGCTTAA
- the cysD gene encoding sulfate adenylyltransferase subunit CysD: protein MAGRELSHLQQLEAESIQIIREVAAEFDNPVMLYSIGKDSSVMLHLARKAFYPGKIPFPLLHVDTGWKFKEMIAFRDAQAKKFGFELLTHINPEGLAQGINPFDHGSAKHTDIMKTQGLKQALNQYGFDAAFGGARRDEEKSRAKERVYSFRDRHHRWDPKNQRPELWRTYNGAVNKGESIRVFPLSNWTELDIWQYIYQENIELVPLYFAAKRQVVERGGQLIMADDERMKLAEGEQFKEELVRFRTLGCYPLTAAMHSEADSLEKIIEEMLLTRSSERQGRLIDSDQSASMEQKKRQGYF, encoded by the coding sequence ATGGCCGGGCGTGAATTAAGCCACTTACAACAACTGGAAGCCGAGAGCATCCAGATCATTCGTGAAGTTGCAGCCGAATTCGATAATCCTGTGATGTTGTATTCCATCGGGAAAGATTCTTCCGTTATGTTGCACTTAGCGCGTAAAGCCTTTTATCCGGGCAAGATCCCATTCCCGTTGCTGCATGTCGACACGGGTTGGAAATTCAAAGAGATGATCGCGTTTCGTGATGCGCAGGCAAAGAAATTTGGCTTCGAGTTACTGACGCACATCAACCCAGAAGGGTTGGCGCAGGGGATTAACCCTTTCGACCATGGCAGTGCGAAACACACTGACATCATGAAAACCCAAGGTTTAAAGCAAGCACTTAACCAATACGGTTTTGATGCCGCTTTCGGTGGGGCTCGCCGCGATGAAGAAAAATCTCGCGCCAAAGAACGTGTGTATTCGTTCCGCGACCGTCACCACCGATGGGATCCTAAAAACCAACGTCCAGAATTATGGCGCACCTATAACGGCGCGGTGAACAAGGGCGAAAGTATTCGCGTGTTCCCGTTATCTAACTGGACTGAGCTGGATATTTGGCAATATATTTATCAAGAAAACATTGAGTTAGTGCCTTTGTATTTTGCGGCTAAACGTCAAGTGGTTGAGCGCGGCGGTCAGTTAATCATGGCCGATGACGAGCGGATGAAGTTAGCCGAAGGCGAGCAGTTTAAAGAAGAATTGGTGCGTTTTAGAACCTTAGGTTGCTACCCACTTACGGCCGCCATGCATTCTGAGGCCGACAGCCTAGAGAAGATTATTGAAGAAATGCTGTTAACCCGTTCAAGCGAGCGTCAGGGACGATTGATTGACTCAGATCAAAGTGCCTCGATGGAGCAGAAGAAGCGTCAAGGCTACTTCTAA
- a CDS encoding MFS transporter: MKSIQTKDPKALLLWMTFVMSLVFAVWQALLNNFVIEKAQFTGAEIGMLQSLREIPGFLAFTAIFVLLLIREQAFALLSLALLCIGVAVTGFFPQVIGLYLTTVLMSVGFHYFETINQSLTLQWVDKKDAAGFMGKALAWRSAAALVGYASIWLVMTWLKLDYQHMYLIIGALGLVMVLTMTWYYPKFETTEVQHKKIILRKRYWLYYLLTFFSGARRQIFMVFAGFMMVEKFGYSVSEITALFLINYVVNLLFAPAIGRFIGRIGERNALTVEYVGLIIVFISYALVEQAHMAAALYVIDHLLFAMAIAMKTYFQKIADSKDIAATMSVSFTINHIAAVIIPVLLGLLWLTDPALVFYIGAGFAVCSLILALNVPRHPEPGNETLWSWTSKKAKSIAKAIE, from the coding sequence ATGAAATCCATTCAAACCAAAGATCCTAAAGCACTCTTGCTGTGGATGACCTTTGTGATGTCGCTTGTGTTTGCCGTTTGGCAGGCACTGCTCAATAACTTCGTGATTGAAAAAGCCCAGTTCACCGGTGCTGAAATCGGCATGTTACAAAGCCTGCGCGAGATCCCAGGTTTCTTGGCTTTCACCGCCATTTTTGTGCTTTTACTCATTCGAGAACAAGCCTTCGCCCTGCTCTCGCTGGCCTTGCTTTGTATCGGCGTGGCGGTGACAGGTTTCTTTCCTCAAGTCATCGGCTTGTATCTGACGACGGTATTGATGTCCGTCGGGTTTCACTATTTTGAAACCATCAACCAATCACTGACGCTGCAGTGGGTCGATAAAAAAGATGCGGCGGGTTTTATGGGTAAAGCACTGGCGTGGCGCTCGGCCGCAGCCTTAGTGGGTTATGCCAGTATTTGGTTAGTGATGACCTGGTTGAAGTTAGACTATCAACACATGTATCTGATTATTGGCGCGTTAGGTCTGGTCATGGTGCTAACCATGACTTGGTATTACCCCAAATTTGAGACTACGGAAGTCCAACATAAGAAAATCATTCTGCGTAAGCGCTATTGGCTCTATTACCTGCTGACCTTTTTCTCGGGTGCGAGACGGCAAATTTTTATGGTGTTTGCGGGCTTTATGATGGTCGAAAAGTTTGGTTATAGCGTGAGTGAAATTACTGCGCTGTTCTTAATAAACTATGTCGTTAATCTGTTGTTTGCGCCTGCAATTGGGCGGTTTATTGGCCGAATTGGTGAGCGTAATGCGCTGACAGTGGAATACGTTGGACTCATCATAGTCTTCATCAGTTACGCCTTAGTCGAGCAAGCACACATGGCGGCAGCGCTGTATGTGATCGACCATTTACTGTTTGCGATGGCTATCGCGATGAAAACCTATTTTCAAAAAATTGCCGACAGCAAAGATATTGCCGCCACTATGTCGGTCAGTTTCACCATTAATCACATTGCCGCAGTGATTATTCCTGTGCTTTTGGGCTTATTATGGTTAACCGATCCCGCCTTGGTATTTTACATAGGCGCAGGCTTTGCCGTATGTTCGTTAATTCTGGCGCTCAATGTACCGCGCCATCCTGAACCGGGTAATGAAACCTTATGGTCTTGGACGAGCAAAAAAGCGAAATCCATCGCTAAAGCGATCGAATAA